The Moorena producens PAL-8-15-08-1 genomic interval ATTATGGAACTAACTCCTATTTAGGTGGGAGGAAAACCGCGCTGGTCGCTGGTTAATGATTACAACCAGCGCGGTTATTAGTTTCAGTCGTCACCTTCTATACTATAGATAAATTCTCGAAAAAATGCAAGGGCTAATTAAAACTATTTACATTTATTTCCAAATAAAAAAAATAGAAATTTTTAAACTCATTTTTTTTTAAATCTAGTTTTTTTTGAGATAAAAATTTTAAATTAATTGTAATCATTTTTGTTCCCTGTTCCCAGATCCGCTGTTCCCTGTTCCCTTTTACTACTCCCTACTCCCTACTCCATTTTTAGAACAGAAGAGGGATATTGATGTAGGGTCGGCAGTGCCAAAGATAAATTAAGAGTAGCTGGCGATAGCATTAGTAGGCACTGCCCACCGGGCGAATCAATCACAAAGCGAGAATATTAATGTAGGGTGGGCAGTGCAAAAGATAGATAACAGCAGCTGGCGATAGCATTAGTAGGCACTGCCCACCGGGCGAATCAATCACAAAGCGAGAATATTGATGTGGGGTGGGCAGTGCCAAAGATAAATAACAGCAGCTGGCGATAGCATTAGTAGGAATTGCCCACCCTACTAACTTTAAAATAGCGAATCAATCACAAAGCGAGAATATTGATGTAGGGTGGGCAGTGCAAAAGATAAATAACAGTAGCTGGCGATAGCATTAGTAGGCACTGCCCACCCTACTAACTTTAAAATAGCGAATCAATCACAAAGCGAGAATATTGATGTGGGGTGGGCAGTGCAAAAGATAAATAACAGTAGCTGGCGATAGCATTAGTAGACACTGCCCACCCTACTAACTAACTCCCTAAAACCCAGACATTTTTACCTGACCGAATTGAAAACCTCTGTATACTGAAATTGTGAGTCATCTCCTTCAACAATGGAATTATTCGCTGCTGCCGTTTTCGCTATTGCTACTGTGCTCGCCACTAAAGCCTTAGAAAAAACTGGGAAAAATGTCGGGCAAGTTGTCTGGGACAATACTAGCCAGTTTGTGGAATCCCTGAGAAACCAGTATCCAGATACAGTAACTGCGTTCGCTAGCCAACGCCCTTCGGGCTAATCGCAAAAGCTCCAGACAATCTCTTGATTATGCCGAAGTGGTATTAGAAGTAGAAGCAGCAGCGAAACAAAATCCGGAAGTTGTCCAAAGTATCGAGCATTTAGTGACTACTAGTGAAAATTACAACATTGATAATATGAATAACCAAACTCGATTCAATCAAGCTCCTCCACTACCTCCTTATTATGTCAAACGCCCGGAAGTAAGCGAACAACTAAAACAAATCCTTTTATCTGAAGAAACAGCAAAAGCTGGTACTTTAGTTGTTAGTGCTATCTATGGCTTAGGAGGCATTGGTAAATCTACCATTACTGCGGCGTTAGCCCATGACGAGGAGGTTCAATCTCATTTTCCTGATGGGATTTTTTGGGCAACCTTAGGTCAGCAACCTGATATCTTATCCTTTCTAAGTAGCTGGATACAGCAATTAGGAGATTATGATTTCAAACCGATTAACACTGAGGCCGCTTCTTTACAACTAAAAACATTATTATCCGATAAAAAAGCCTTACTAGTAGTGGATGATGTTTGGCATCCTGACCATGTTGAACCCTTTCGAGTGGGAGGGGATGGCTGTGGAGTTTTAGTAACTACCAGAGAAGCCCAGCTTAAAGATGCTATTCCCTATGATTTAGATGTGATGACTCCAAAGCAATCCTTGGAGTTATTAACCTCTTGTTTAAGCAATGAGTTAACTAATCAAGAACTCGATTATGCTGAAAATTTAGCCAAAACCGTCGGCTACTTACCCCTAGCATTAGAATTAGCTGCTGCTCAAGTTAGGGATGGTATGTCTTGGCAGGAGTTACTGGGTGAGTTAGAAGATTTAATTGTTGGTGTAGAAGCTTTAGATCGATTGAAAGCGGAGGAAGAGCCAAGTGACGCTAAGCGTAAAAACTACAGTCTAGTGGCTTCCTTTAATCTCAGTTTAAAGGGATTATCCGACGACGAGAGGTTGAAAAACTTTGCTTGGTTAGGGATACTGCCCGAGGATGTTTCCATTACTGAAACCATGGCGACAACCTTATGGGATTGTAATTTAGTTGAAGCCAAAGATACCTTAAGATACTTACGACAAAAAGCCTTATTACTACCAGGGTTATCTACTACACCAGAAACTAACTATCGCCTCCATGACTTGTTACATGATTTAGCCCGTAGTCTGGTACAATCAGAGCTAGGATTATCAATACCCTCAGCTCATCAACAATTATTAGAACGTTATCAAACTAAAACCGATAAGGGATTATGGCATACCTTACCCGATGATGGTTATATCTATAACTACTTAACTTGGCATCTAGAGAAAGCTAAAAAAATTAATGACATTCATCAACTCCTGAAAGAAGAAACGCCAGCAGGAGATAACGGTTGGTATTGGCAGTGTGATAGACAGGGAAAAACTGCCAATTTTATCAAGGATGTATCGAGAGCTTGGGCAATAGCAGCAGATAATTTTACAGAAAATCCCACAGAATCCATTAGTCTACAGTGTCGGTATGCTCTGATTACCACATCCATCAACAGCTTGGCTAGAAATATTGCTCCAAAGTTAATGGCAGCATTACTGGAGAATAATATCTGGACCCCAGCTCAGGCACTAGCTTATGTGCGACAGAATAAAGATTCTAGTAGTCAAGTAAGGGGTTTGGAGGCAATTAGTGAGTATCTTCCCCCTTCTTTATTATCGGAAGCTTTAGACGTTGCTAGAGCCATTCGCAATAGATACCATCAAGCTAATGCCTTAATAGCTTTAGCCCCCCATTTTCCAGAAGTGTTACCAGAAGCCTTAGATTGCGTCAGGAGGATTGGGGATGAATACTACCGAGCTTTAGCCTTTAGAGCCTTAGTCCCCCACTTACCTCATGTGTTGTTACCCCAAGCCTTAGATTCCGCCAAAGCCTTTGAGAATGGAAACCAGCGAGCAATAGCCTTAAGAGCCTTAGCCCCCCACTTACCTCATGTGTTGTTACCCCAAGCCTTAGATTCCGCCAAAGCCTTTGAGAATGGAAACCAGCGAGCAATAGCCTTAATCGCCTTAGCCCCCCACTTCCCGGAAGTATTACCAGAAGCCCTAGATTTCGCCAAAGCCATTCTGAATGGAAACCAGCGAACAAGAGATTTAACAGCCTTAGCAGGCCACTTCCCGGAAGTGTTACCCGAAGCCTTAGATTCCGCCAGAGCCATTCGGGATGAACCAGACCGAGTCGATGCCTTAGGAGCCTTAGCTGTTCACTTTCCGGAAGTGTTACCAGAAGCCTTAGATGGTGCCAGAACCCTTGGGAATGAACAAGACCAAGCCGATAGCTTCGGCTATGCCTACAACCTCTATCTCTTTCAATTAAAATTGAACCACAATATAGACGTACCGGAGCGACACAAGCGAAGAGCAAAAGTCTTAAAGAACTTAGCCCCCTACTTACCGGAAGTATTCTTAGCCCAAGCCTTAGAGGTTGCCAAGGGGGTTCGGGATGAATACTGGCGAGCCGATGCCTTAATTGCCTTAACTGCCCACTTCCCGGAAGTGTTACCAGAAGCCTTAAATGCTGCCAAAGCCATTCAGGATCAAGAATACCGAGCCGAGGCCTTAAAAGAGTTAGCCTCCCATTTACCGGAAGTGTTGTTACACCAAGCCTTAGATTACGCCAGAGGCCTTGGGAATGAACAAGACCGAGCTGAGGCTTTAATCCTATTTGTCTTTAACTTACCGGAAGTGTTCTTAGACCAAGAAGTCTTACGTTACGTCCCACGGATTGGGCATGAATACTTGCAACGCTATGCTTTAATCGGCTTAGTCCCCCACTTCCCGGAATTGTTACCAGAAACCTTAGATTACTTCAGAGCCCTTGAGTCTGAATCCGAGCGAGCCGAGGCCTTAATCGCCTTAGCCCCCCACTTCCCCCAAGGGTTATTACCAGAAGCCTTAGATTGCGCCAGAACCATTCGGGATGAAAACCAGCGAGCAAGAGCCTTAATCGCCTTAGCCTTCCAGGTACCGGAATTGTTACCAGAAGCCTTAGATGGGGCCAAAGCCATTCGGGATCAAAACCAGCGAGCTGATGTCTTAATCGGCTTAGCCCCTTACTTACCGGAACTTTTACCCCAAGCCTTAGACCTTGCCAGAGGGATTCGAGATGAATACAAGCGAGCTAATGCCTTAATCACTTTAGCTCCCCACTTCCCGGAAGTTTTTGAATCCCTCCGAACCGAAGCCTTAGACGTTACCAGAGCCATTCGGGATCAATTCCAACGACCCCATGCCTTTATCGCCTTAGCCCCCCACTTACCGGAACTGTTACCAGAAGCCTTAGATTTGACCAGAGCCATGGCAAATCAATACAAGCGAGCCGAGGCCTTAATCGCCTTAGTGCCCTACTTACCCGAAACGTTGTTACAACAAGCCTTAGATTGCACCAAAACTTTTTGGGATAAATCCCTCCGAGCCAATGCTTTAATCGGCTTAGCTCCCCACTTACCCGATGTGTTGTTACAGCAAGTTTTAGATTACACCAGAACCTTTGATTATCAATCCCTCCGAGTCGATTTCTTAATCGGCTTAGCTCCTCACTTACCCGATGTGTTGTTACAGCAAGTCTTAGATGACGCTAGAGGGATTTCGGATGAATCCTACCGAGCCAATACCTTAATCGCCTTAGCCCCCCACTTACCTGATGTGTTGTTACAGCAAGCCTTAGATGACGCTAGAGGGATTTCGGATGAATACTTCCGAGCTAATGCCTTAGGAGCCTTAGCCCCCCACTTACCGGAACTATTACCAGAAGCCTTAGATTCCGCCAGAGCCATTCGGAATCAATACCACCGAGCCTATGCCTTAATCGGTTTAGCTCCCCACTTACCGGAACTGTTACCAGAAGCCTTAGATAGCATCAGAGCCATTCCCAATCCATCCTCCCGAGCCTATGCCTTAATCCGCTTAGCCCCCCATTTTCCAGAAGTGTTACCAGAAGTCTTAGATTGTGTCAGAGCCGAGTATGACTACGAACGAGTTGATCTCTTAATTGACTTAGCCCCCCACTTACCGCCAGTGTTCTTAGGCCAAGCCTTCGATTGCGCCAAAGCCATTCAGCATCGATCCTGGCGAGCCAATGCCTTGGGGGGCTTAGAACCCTACTTACCGGAAGTGTTGTTACCAGAAGCCTTAAATGCCGTCGGATTAGATAATTTGCTGAAGAAATTAAATCCTTCGTTGGTTGATTTTTCTGATTGGCAACAACTTCTTAATTGTTTAGCTCGTCTAACCCGTCCCCAATTTGTTTACCATCTTCCTCAATTAGCTCCTTTAATCATCGAGCTTGGAGGTATTGAAGCCCTAAGAGAAACGGTGGCAGCGGTTGAAGATGTTAGGCGATGGTGGAGGTAGGGAATTTAGAATTTAGAATGAAGAATGAAGAATGAAGAATGAAGAATGAAGAATGAAGAATGAAGAATTTAGCATCGTGAATTAGGCTTCGATGCTGGGACTTAACACTATCAATTCAGATACTTACTCACAAATTCTGCTGGAGTTAAGCACTCAAACTCTGCTGTTTTTTGGGCTAATACTTTAATTAACTTATGATTAGCAGATATAAAACATTGAGATTGACCAAGTTTCGCTGTCAGATAAACCCCAACATCTTCACGAGGTATTATCCCCAAAGCTTCAATTTTAGCTAATTCAGATCTAATTTTACAGTATTTCTCAATGGGCTGAGGTACTTGGTTTTAGGCAACAGCGAATAAAAGAACAGCAGATCTGGGAGTAGCGATGCCGCCTGTTTTCTCCCCCCTGGCGCTAAACCCGATAGCAGTTGTCAATTGGTTGAGCTACAAAACCCCATTGACAACTGCCTGCTGCCTGCTGCCTGCTGCCTTCTGCCTTTTGCCTTTTGCCTTTTGCCTTTTGCCTTCTAAATTCTCCATTCTTCATTCTACATTCTTCATTCTACATTCTGCCTTACTGTTACTTCCATAGAATTTTAGGGAACTATCTAAGTATCACTTAGAGATTGCTTAATCTAGATTGCTTAATCTAGACCAGCAAATATCTCTAAGTAGGTAAGCATAATTATTCACTCTGTGAGATGTAAAACCCAGTCAATCTTTGCTGTATAAAGTTATGATGGCTGGGTTGATTTTTTTATATAATTATCTCTGTAAACAGTTGCGTAGGGTGCGTAAGGGTAGCGGGTGGGTGGTGCGTTACGGGACGGGTTCAGGGGCTCAGAGGCATGAAATCAGAGGCTTTCCGTCCCTAACGCACCCTACTGTTTCCTGTTTACTGTTCCCTGTTTACTGTTCCCTGAAATAACTCTAATCTTACCAAGATAAGCTGCTATGAAAATAATGTACAACGGTCTCCAAGACCTACTCCTGATTAATTTTTACGCTCAGGAAACTAAGCTCGATTTTTTATCTATTGAAATTCCTATACCTGATGCTATAAAAAATTTGACTAACCTGTTTCCCTATAGGATAGGATTACACTTACGTCGAGAATATCGTCATATTGCGATGGCGCTCAGGTCTTTGACGAGTAAAGACCGTCAAGACTATGATGGACTTTTTATCTTTGAAGTTTATCTACAAAATATCTATTTACTTCTCCCCTTACTGGCATGGCATCGCAAACCTGTTTGGATTTGTCTTCACTGGAATCAACAATTAGCCATGCATAGTACCTTAAAGTTTTTTGGCTTACTGTATCTAAAGTTTTTCCTGAACTATTTTAAGGTTAAGGCAGTTTTATTTGAAATTGATGATGATGTTTTACGCAAACGGTTTAGATTACCAGCATCTGCGAAAGTGAAAATACCGATGCCAATCCGGAGCGATGCTTACCCCAATTTAAAGCCAGGAGAAAGGCTGCTTACAGATAATAAAATTAAAATCGGTGTAGTTGGCATGATTCGTAAAGATAAGCCAATAACTAAGCTAATTGAAATCTTGAAATACTATGCTAAATCATCTGACCAAAAATGTGAACTAGTGCTTGGGGTACCATTTTTGCAGAAGCCTAAGGATTTAGATAACTTGGGGGTAACGATGTATGATACAACCACTGAAAAACAATATCTTGATTTGTTAAATGAGGTAGATATTTTAGTAGCTTATTACGAAAAACATCGCTATTATTACCGTACCAGTGGTGTATTGAGTGATGCGGCTTGCTGTGGTTGCTATGTGATTACTTCTGATTATCCAGTACTCAGGCATCAAGTTAATTGGCCAGTCTCTGTAGGTTCAACCTTTAAAACTTTTGAGGAAATTCCATCCTTACTTGATGAAGCTATCTCTTATATTCGGGAGCATGGTCAGGATAACCAGTGGCTTTGGCGAGAAAAAAGAACAGCGGAGGAAATAGCAACTGTTTTTAGCAAAGGGAGTAGGGAGTAGGGAGTAGGGAGTAGGGAGTAGGGAGTAGGGAGTAGGGTGGGCAAAAATAATTTGGTTGTTGTGAGTATTCTAGATTAGATTAGTTTGCCCACCCTACTTTACTTCAAGAATTGCGCACTCGTGCCAATATCGCTTCTATCTGTTCTAGGGGAACGGCACCAGAGAAGGATTCACCATTCATAACAAAGAAGGGTGTGCCACTTAGTCCCAATAGTTCTGCTAGCTGCATGTCTTCTGCAATGGCACTATCAGCTACGTTCCGATCTCGGTTAAACTGCTCTAGGTCTAAATCTAGGGCTTCGGCAATTTCAAGATATAACTCTTCTCCTAATTGCTTTTGATTAGCGAAGAGGGCATCATGGTACTGCCAGAATTTGCCTTGTTGAGTGGCGGCCCAAGCTGCTTGAGCGGCTGGCAGGGCTTGGGGATGAATTCGGATGAGGGGGAAGTGTTTGTAAACTAAGGTGACTTCATCCCCATGGTTTGCTATAAACTCCTTGACGGTGTCGTGAGCTCTGGCACAGAAGGGACACTGAAAGTCTGAGAATTCTACTAGCACAATTTTATCTTCAATGGCGCTAGTGGTGGGGGAGGAACCAATGAAGGCTTGGGGATTGGTTTTGAAGCCCTGCAAGATTGCTTGCTGTTGCTGCTGGCTTTCCCGTTCCAGTTGCTGCTGGTATCTCTGGACCGATTCTAGGATTACTTCTGGGTGGTTGCGGATGACTTCGAGTATTTGTTGTTCTAGTTGAGGAGTAATCTTGGCGGCTGCTGTCGCTGGCAGTGACCAGGTTGAGAGGGACAGGAGTAGTACTAATCCTGTGAGTGATAGGGCTTTCTGGAGAATAGTAAGGAGCTTAGTGACCATGATTTTCTTAAATTTAACCAAGGCATAGGGTATCTCACATCAGGCAACATCGGCAACGGATCGGTAACGGATGGATTAATCGGTGGGATTGTCGGGAATTTGAAGATGTTATTATAATTTTTGCCTAATTCCATGCATTGTGATTCATCATCAAGACGTAATCCTGGCATCCCATAAAAGAGGAAGATGTCTTCCACAGAGGAAGACACCTATAAATGTCTTGATAGTTTTATTATATCTCAATAAATCTATTAGACATCAGGGTTATTTGCACCAGTTATTTGCACAAAATGTATTGATGTTGGTGGTCACTAAAATAGCCCCAAACACGACGCATGTCATTAGTACCAGTGTTAAACTTCCAATCGATATCATTAACTCCTGTGACATACCAGCCAGACCATGAACCATTGAACCAACGAATTTTATAGGCAACAACATCACCGCCCAAAATCTGATGGTCGATCTCTGTATTTAGTCCTTTATACCATCCAGGAGTTTTTCCAGTTGGAGGTAAACCAGACTGGTCAGATCCTTGCAATGTACAAGCAGCTTGAGTGCGAAGTTCATGTTGAATGCAGTCACTTCCACGACAACCATTAGCTGCAAAGGCAGGCTGGGCTGGCAACATGGTTATTGCTGCAACAATCAAAGAACTTAAAACGATCAAGATACTCTTTTTTAGCTTACTCATGCTCTGGTTTACTTTTTACTTCAATTAGGTACTTAGGGCTGGAAATCAGGTGAATCAATCTCACTGACCTTGAACCCTTTTCTAATATCTAAAAAGTATTCCTAGGTCGGCAGTACCCTTAAGGGTACTATTGCCAGGACAGAAAAATTCCTGAGAAGACCACAGGCGGGAAATGAAACAGGCAAGATGCCTGTTCCACCGCGAACAGCCGTCAGTGGTCAGCGCTCAGCTTATTTAATTCAAAAGCACCTCAAGCACTGTGGCACAGGCTTCCAGCCTGTGACCTAACCCATAAGCTAATAGCTCAGAGCTGATAGCTGATAGCTGATAGCTGAAAACTGATAGCTTACGGCTCAAGTCATACTTTATTCCGATTGCAACGGTGCATCCAACACTTTAGTAATGCGATCGCGTGCCCCTTCTAAGTGGGCTAAGCTGGCAGTATCAAGGTTTTTCCCTTGTTTGTTCAAGGTCTTTGCGATCGCATCCCGCAATTGACGGAGTTTATACCGGGCTAACACCCGAGCATCCTCGGGAGTATTAAAGGTTTGGATAGCAATAATAAACTCAGGGAAGGTGCGGGCACTTTCTAGACTATTGGAATTGCGCAGTGCCATGTTCACTAAAAGACTCATATACTGCCGTTGCAATCCCCGACGCAAGCTAGAGATTGGCTCAATCTTAGCTTTAGTATCTAGTTTCCAGATGCTATCTTGAACAGTGTCAAACACTTCTGCCATGGTCAAGGCTTCCCCGGAACTAGTTTTCAGTTGAGCATCCCGCAAACGAGCCAACCGTTCTGATGAGAATAAATCCCCGAGCACCATAGTTTGAACTAACATCACTCGGTCATGAATGGGATAATCTAGGGGGAAAATAGTGGGAAAAGTACCCCAGTGAGTCCAGCGAGATGGGGCTAACTGGTTGAGGAGTTGGGGTGAGAAGTTAAAGGTATCTTCTGCAAACATATACTCCCCGAGCATGGCTAGAGCCTGACGCTGTTTTTCCACAGGGATGGGTTCAAAGGGGAGTGTGCCAGTCTTGCCACCAGTGTAGTTTCGATTAAAGGTTTGTCCCCCAATATAACCAGTAAGGGACATAGCGTTTTCAAAGAAATAGGAGAAGACCGTATCAAAGCGATCGCGTAAATCCCCAGCACTTTCTTCAGGCAGAAGGTAACTGGTGTTCAACCGTTTCCAAATTCCCTTAGCATTCTCCATTTGCCACTGAGAGTAGCGCAATGGATCACCACTAAGGTCCCAAACCTTAGCTTCTGGGTCAATAAAATCGAAAGTATCCTCATCTGTAGCATAGGATAGCCCTATTTCAGACCCTTCAGCCGCTATTTTGCGCAGTGTGCGTAATTCTTGTTGAGGAGTCAGAGCATCAATAGGAGTGTAGCCATACTTAATCACCCACTTATCATAGGGACCAACCACTGTGGAGAAATAATCTCCCTGTTCTATTCCCTCTGGCGCTAGATTAACTGGGACATAATCCATGACTGACGCCACTAGCCCTTGGTTGCGGGTAATCTCAGTATTATTCAATTCCTCTGGACTCAACATGGTGCTGCCCCGGAAATTGTGGCGCAATCCCAGAGTATGCCCCACTTCGTGAGCTGTCAGGTAGCGCAAATACTGCTCGATGAAGGTTTTCATTTCCTCACCACTGGGCAACTCGTGGTTTACCATCGATAGAGACAATGCTCCAAACTTAGCTTGCTGAGCTGATGCCATGGCAAAACAGAACTCATGGTCTGGGACTTGGGTTAGTCCGCTCAGGAATTGCCCAGCTGGTAGGCTCAACTGAGCCGCTTTGCCAGGATTGCTCTTGAGGATTTCCTGCCATTTGAGGTAAGGAACTTTCATGCCATTACTACACAGGGAACCATTCAACGGGAATTGGGATAACCCAGATAATGCCTGGGATTGAGGCTGGGAAGCAATAGCCTGGTATTCCGCTTTGATCCAGCGCACCGCATTAGCATCAATAATCACGTCTGCATCCAAGATTTCCCCAGTCAAGGGGTTTACTCGGGATGGGCCCATAGCGATAATTCCTGGGAATGACGGAAAAGAATTGGACCAGCGAATGGTGTTGTAGCGAATATCAGCCGGGTCCCAGGTGGCATCATCTGGCATTTGCCGCACTTCAATGGCATTATCAAACCCTGCCTCCCGAAACGCTTCATTCCACATTAAAATCCCCGCCCGAATTGCATCTCGGTACTCTAGAGGTACAGTATTTTCAATCCAAAATACAATCGGTTCTTTTGGGGGGGATACAGTAGCAGTAGGGTCTTGTTTTTCTAAATGCCAGCGCCTGATATAACGGATAAAGGGCTGTTTCCGGTTTTGATTGGATAAATTTTGATAAGCACTGATGAAATAGCCTACCCGTTCATCCGCGAGTCGATGACGGTAACCATTGTTAGTCGGTAGTTGAGAAAAGCTATAGCGGACACTAAGATTAAATGCCCGTTGATCTGGGAGACTCCTCAAGGGAAAGAATAAATCTCCTCCACCAGAAAAGCCATAAACCGACTCAATCTCTATATTCAACGGAAATGCTTGAGCGTCACTGACATAGGATTTTTGAGGGTCTACTCCATAACTGCCTCCTAATATCCAAGGAAAAGCCGATGCTAGTCCAGAAAAAGACCCATCGCTGACGAGGAGTGGTGTTAAATCCACCAAGAGAGTCTTTCGTTCTGGATGAATACTGGTAATGGGCAGGGAATATAGCACCGAATCACTGAAGGAACGCTTAACAGAACGCTCTTGGGGGTCACCGGGTTGAGTACGGAAGTAGATATTTGGTATAACTAAATCTATGGTTTTCTGTCGGCGGCGGAATTGGAACAAAAAATCATTAACTGGCCAACCGGTTTGGAGCCCCAACTCCCCAATTCCCGAAGAAAGGGTGACAACACATAGGAAATTTTGATTTAGTTGATCGGGCTCAATTTCTAAATAAATTTTGTCTTTTTCTTTATTGCGGTAGAGGGTGAGTAATCCTGCTAATTCTTCGGCATCTTCTACCACCTTATCAAATGGCTTTAACTTGGAATCACTACTATCTGAATCGGATAACTCCTCTGAGGGTGCCTCTGAGGGGCCTTCAGCAATTTCTGTAGTTTGAACTTGGTTATGGGCTAAGGTTAGCTGGGGCGAGTAAACAATCTTTTGATCCAAATGTTGACCCAAACTCTTGGGGGTTGGATTAGATACAGCTATGGTTTGGAGGTACAACGGGGATAGTACCAAGACGAATGCACACAGACATAATATCAAGAACTTTAGTCTTTTCATCGATTAATCACTAATTTTGTGTTCCCAAAAAAAAATATAAATTATGAATTATTATCGTTACGAATCATTAATGATTAAAACAATAAAATTCAGTTCATAATTACCAAACTTTTCATTTTTACTATTCTAGGGGTTTTTTCCCTTATAATTTACCTTCAATTTTATGACAATTACTCCCTACTTTCCAAGACTAAAGTACCTTAACTAATTGATAGCTGCTAGAGTGACAACTTTTTAGTTGTTAATTAGTTTAATTGTTTTAGCTTCTGATTCGTAAGTCTTACTATCAAGAACCCAGAGCAGAGCGATGGGTTGAGATTTTCTATTTATTGTTAGTCTAAAATGGTGTGGTTTTACTATAGTGGTTTTACATAAACAAATCTATTGACTAACCCTTCAAGCACCCCGAAATTTCCACACCTTGGGTTAGTCTATATCTATTGTTCCTGTACTTTGAGCCTTGGCAGTTCAAAAAAACTGTACAGTAACTTTAAGTCAAGCTATACTTTCAGCAGTCAGCTTTCAGCTATTTACTAGTCAGCCCTTGCAGCTGAAAACTTAAGCTCAGAAGTATAGTTTATTAAAAGTAGTGCCAGCTAAATTACGTAAGCATTTAGTTAATGCGCTACGCGCACGCTGCGCATTAGCTGAATGCTGAATGCTGATAGCTTAAACTTGATTAGCAGCGAAGCTATTGATAACACTAGAGACCAAAGTCAGAACGATGGCTCCGAAAAAAGCTGGCCAGAAACCGTTTACCATAAACGCCGCAGGAGTGAAATAGGATGCCAGGGATAGGGTGATAGCATTAATCACCAACAGAAATAGTCCCATGGATAAAATTGTGATGGGCAAGGTCAGAATCACTAGAATCGGTCTAATGATGGCGTTAACTAAACCAATGACTACTACCGCTACAGCAGCTGCACCAAAACCACTAATGGTAATTCCTGGTACCAGGTAAGCAGTAATCATTAGTGAGATAGCACTTAGCAGCCAAGTCAAAAATATATTAAGCATCGATCTCACAAAAATATCGCTCACTATGATTTTAGCGATTCTGGCGAGATTAGCCTGTAAGCATTCAGGCGTCAGCTATCAGCTATCAGCTATCAGCTATCAGCTATCAGCTATCAGCTATCAGCCATCAGCTTATGTGCTACAGATGGTGCTACTTGAGGTGCCATTGGCGGTAGGCCAAGCTATGGGACAGCTTTTGAATAAAATAAGTTGACCGCTGACCGCTGAGCACTGAGCACTGACCGCTGACCGCTGACCGCACCTCAAGCAGCGTGCGCGAGCGCGCATATGCTTACCTTTGGTATAACTCAAGTGATTATGCATCACAGTATGATTGAGTTGAACGATTCCAGCAATAAATCTTTATGTTTTTCCGGTTACTGGTTACATTCTTATTTGCGTGCTCT includes:
- a CDS encoding NB-ARC domain-containing protein, whose amino-acid sequence is MVLEVEAAAKQNPEVVQSIEHLVTTSENYNIDNMNNQTRFNQAPPLPPYYVKRPEVSEQLKQILLSEETAKAGTLVVSAIYGLGGIGKSTITAALAHDEEVQSHFPDGIFWATLGQQPDILSFLSSWIQQLGDYDFKPINTEAASLQLKTLLSDKKALLVVDDVWHPDHVEPFRVGGDGCGVLVTTREAQLKDAIPYDLDVMTPKQSLELLTSCLSNELTNQELDYAENLAKTVGYLPLALELAAAQVRDGMSWQELLGELEDLIVGVEALDRLKAEEEPSDAKRKNYSLVASFNLSLKGLSDDERLKNFAWLGILPEDVSITETMATTLWDCNLVEAKDTLRYLRQKALLLPGLSTTPETNYRLHDLLHDLARSLVQSELGLSIPSAHQQLLERYQTKTDKGLWHTLPDDGYIYNYLTWHLEKAKKINDIHQLLKEETPAGDNGWYWQCDRQGKTANFIKDVSRAWAIAADNFTENPTESISLQCRYALITTSINSLARNIAPKLMAALLENNIWTPAQALAYVRQNKDSSSQVRGLEAISEYLPPSLLSEALDVARAIRNRYHQANALIALAPHFPEVLPEALDCVRRIGDEYYRALAFRALVPHLPHVLLPQALDSAKAFENGNQRAIALRALAPHLPHVLLPQALDSAKAFENGNQRAIALIALAPHFPEVLPEALDFAKAILNGNQRTRDLTALAGHFPEVLPEALDSARAIRDEPDRVDALGALAVHFPEVLPEALDGARTLGNEQDQADSFGYAYNLYLFQLKLNHNIDVPERHKRRAKVLKNLAPYLPEVFLAQALEVAKGVRDEYWRADALIALTAHFPEVLPEALNAAKAIQDQEYRAEALKELASHLPEVLLHQALDYARGLGNEQDRAEALILFVFNLPEVFLDQEVLRYVPRIGHEYLQRYALIGLVPHFPELLPETLDYFRALESESERAEALIALAPHFPQGLLPEALDCARTIRDENQRARALIALAFQVPELLPEALDGAKAIRDQNQRADVLIGLAPYLPELLPQALDLARGIRDEYKRANALITLAPHFPEVFESLRTEALDVTRAIRDQFQRPHAFIALAPHLPELLPEALDLTRAMANQYKRAEALIALVPYLPETLLQQALDCTKTFWDKSLRANALIGLAPHLPDVLLQQVLDYTRTFDYQSLRVDFLIGLAPHLPDVLLQQVLDDARGISDESYRANTLIALAPHLPDVLLQQALDDARGISDEYFRANALGALAPHLPELLPEALDSARAIRNQYHRAYALIGLAPHLPELLPEALDSIRAIPNPSSRAYALIRLAPHFPEVLPEVLDCVRAEYDYERVDLLIDLAPHLPPVFLGQAFDCAKAIQHRSWRANALGGLEPYLPEVLLPEALNAVGLDNLLKKLNPSLVDFSDWQQLLNCLARLTRPQFVYHLPQLAPLIIELGGIEALRETVAAVEDVRRWWR
- a CDS encoding DsbA family protein; the encoded protein is MVTKLLTILQKALSLTGLVLLLSLSTWSLPATAAAKITPQLEQQILEVIRNHPEVILESVQRYQQQLERESQQQQQAILQGFKTNPQAFIGSSPTTSAIEDKIVLVEFSDFQCPFCARAHDTVKEFIANHGDEVTLVYKHFPLIRIHPQALPAAQAAWAATQQGKFWQYHDALFANQKQLGEELYLEIAEALDLDLEQFNRDRNVADSAIAEDMQLAELLGLSGTPFFVMNGESFSGAVPLEQIEAILARVRNS
- a CDS encoding glycosyltransferase family 1 protein, with protein sequence MYNGLQDLLLINFYAQETKLDFLSIEIPIPDAIKNLTNLFPYRIGLHLRREYRHIAMALRSLTSKDRQDYDGLFIFEVYLQNIYLLLPLLAWHRKPVWICLHWNQQLAMHSTLKFFGLLYLKFFLNYFKVKAVLFEIDDDVLRKRFRLPASAKVKIPMPIRSDAYPNLKPGERLLTDNKIKIGVVGMIRKDKPITKLIEILKYYAKSSDQKCELVLGVPFLQKPKDLDNLGVTMYDTTTEKQYLDLLNEVDILVAYYEKHRYYYRTSGVLSDAACCGCYVITSDYPVLRHQVNWPVSVGSTFKTFEEIPSLLDEAISYIREHGQDNQWLWREKRTAEEIATVFSKGSRE